A stretch of Actinomycetota bacterium DNA encodes these proteins:
- a CDS encoding HTH domain-containing protein encodes MSDLARSDRPARPTERRDAIAQAWRDEPEITTTALAERFGVSRRTIQYDIQALQEQGIHRPAPGRRRRSQGTRAHYAAIAQQFLDWLADELGRPPTRWDLSDDVLARWIALRARVGGHGGRGLSWASLRLECTALRRLVRQAGRPELAASLHASRQQAPPLATISPDQYERLLLTPDLATRVGVRDLAVLRLLGDVGLRPSEVCALKLGDLIWSADGQVPVQLKVAWGEGRIVELTAQAAAALADWLPQHPTWQPDGRGLELPVEAPLFVALAPPGPAGRAITETALLG; translated from the coding sequence GTGTCTGACCTGGCCCGATCCGACCGTCCAGCCAGGCCGACCGAACGCCGGGACGCCATCGCCCAAGCCTGGCGGGACGAACCCGAGATCACCACCACTGCCCTCGCTGAGCGGTTCGGGGTCAGCCGCCGAACCATCCAGTACGACATCCAGGCCCTCCAGGAGCAGGGCATCCACCGCCCTGCGCCGGGCCGGCGCCGCCGAAGCCAAGGGACCCGGGCGCACTACGCCGCCATCGCCCAGCAGTTCCTCGACTGGCTGGCCGACGAGCTCGGCCGGCCCCCCACCCGGTGGGATCTCAGCGACGACGTCCTCGCCCGCTGGATCGCTCTGCGGGCGAGGGTCGGCGGTCACGGTGGCCGGGGACTATCGTGGGCGTCGCTGCGGCTGGAATGCACCGCCCTGCGCCGACTTGTCCGCCAGGCCGGCCGCCCCGAGCTGGCGGCCAGCTTGCACGCCTCTCGGCAGCAGGCGCCCCCGCTGGCGACCATTTCACCCGACCAGTACGAGCGGCTATTGCTTACGCCCGACCTGGCGACTCGGGTCGGCGTCCGCGACCTGGCTGTCCTGAGGCTCCTGGGCGACGTCGGCCTGCGTCCCAGCGAGGTGTGCGCGCTGAAGCTCGGGGATCTCATTTGGAGCGCCGACGGCCAAGTGCCCGTGCAGCTCAAGGTGGCCTGGGGCGAGGGGCGCATTGTCGAGCTGACCGCCCAGGCGGCTGCCGCCCTGGCCGACTGGCTTCCGCAGCACCCGACCTGGCAACCTGACGGGAGGGGCCTGGAACTACCGGTAGAGGCACCACTGTTCGTCGCGCTTGCGCCGCCGGGGCCCGCCGGCCGGGCGATCACCGAGACTGCTCTGCTTGGCC
- a CDS encoding DUF732 domain-containing protein codes for MRAISRSLATVAVLIVVILAVASCGGGDRQQAIPNAELLPSGPPPTIEARIRVRPWASSKAAGQAFGELWRKEIRNSQDRRGIDAYKWAGRTCDAVRNGGQAPEAMVQRVHDEGRFTRQGARVIVSAALRALCPAQATSPQPFP; via the coding sequence ATGCGGGCGATCTCGCGCTCCCTGGCCACCGTCGCGGTCCTCATCGTGGTGATCCTCGCGGTGGCGAGCTGCGGTGGCGGCGACCGCCAGCAGGCCATTCCCAACGCTGAACTGCTGCCATCGGGGCCACCTCCCACCATCGAAGCCCGTATACGGGTGCGGCCTTGGGCCAGTTCCAAGGCGGCCGGGCAGGCGTTCGGTGAACTCTGGCGGAAAGAGATCCGCAACTCGCAGGACCGCCGGGGCATCGACGCCTACAAATGGGCGGGACGGACCTGTGATGCCGTCAGGAACGGCGGCCAGGCACCGGAGGCGATGGTGCAGCGGGTCCACGACGAGGGTAGGTTCACCCGGCAGGGTGCCAGGGTCATCGTGTCGGCCGCGCTCAGGGCGTTATGCCCCGCCCAGGCCACATCCCCTCAGCCGTTCCCCTAG